One genomic segment of Bradyrhizobium diazoefficiens includes these proteins:
- a CDS encoding molybdenum cofactor biosynthesis protein MoaE, translating to MTSPVCPVAIRIQEDDFDIACEIAALTGGRTDIGAVVSFSGICRADEDSAKIAALTLEHYPGMAEEEIQRHVDEATSRWPLNGVTVIHRVGRFMPGQNIVLVLTASQHRQAAFQAAEFLMDYLKTSAPFWKKEESATGTGWVEAQARDDEAAARWTRS from the coding sequence ATGACCTCCCCCGTTTGCCCCGTCGCCATCCGCATCCAGGAAGATGATTTCGACATCGCGTGCGAGATCGCGGCTCTGACCGGGGGCCGCACCGACATCGGCGCGGTCGTGAGCTTCTCCGGCATCTGCCGTGCCGACGAGGACAGCGCAAAGATCGCTGCGCTCACGCTCGAACATTATCCGGGCATGGCGGAGGAAGAGATCCAGCGCCATGTCGACGAAGCGACGTCACGCTGGCCGCTCAACGGAGTCACGGTGATCCACCGCGTCGGCCGCTTCATGCCGGGCCAGAACATCGTGCTGGTGCTCACGGCCTCGCAGCACCGCCAGGCGGCATTCCAGGCGGCCGAGTTCCTGATGGATTACCTGAAGACCAGCGCGCCCTTCTGGAAGAAGGAAGAGAGCGCCACCGGCACCGGCTGGGTCGAGGCCCAGGCCCGTGACGACGAGGCCGCCGCACGCTGGACCCGATCCTGA
- the moaD gene encoding molybdopterin converting factor subunit 1, with translation MKVKYFAWVRERVGKAEETIEPPATVRTVEELIAWLSGQSEAYAYAFEKPKVIRAAIDHAHVRSDAMIAGAREIAFFPPMTGG, from the coding sequence ATGAAGGTGAAGTATTTCGCCTGGGTGCGCGAGCGCGTCGGCAAAGCCGAGGAGACCATCGAGCCGCCCGCGACGGTGCGCACCGTCGAGGAGCTGATCGCCTGGCTGTCCGGTCAAAGCGAGGCTTACGCTTATGCTTTCGAAAAGCCCAAGGTGATCCGCGCCGCGATCGACCACGCTCATGTCAGGTCGGACGCCATGATTGCGGGCGCCCGCGAGATCGCGTTCTTCCCGCCCATGACCGGCGGCTAG
- the pgsA gene encoding CDP-diacylglycerol--glycerol-3-phosphate 3-phosphatidyltransferase has translation MNIATTRGTTSRAMSLPNILTYGRIAAIPVVVGCIYAQSIMDYPLWLRWVAVAIFIGAAVTDYLDGYYARIWNQQSAFGRMLDPIADKLLVASCLLMLAADGIIHGWSLWAAIVILCREILVSGLREYLAALRVSVPVTKLAKWKTTVQLVAIGFLLAGPAGDEVVPVVSLIGLVLLWASALLTMYTGYDYFRAGIHHLIKEDEA, from the coding sequence ATGAACATCGCCACGACACGAGGGACGACCAGCCGCGCGATGTCCCTCCCGAACATCCTGACCTATGGCCGGATCGCCGCGATCCCGGTCGTGGTCGGATGCATCTATGCGCAGTCGATCATGGACTATCCGCTGTGGCTGCGCTGGGTCGCGGTCGCCATCTTCATCGGCGCCGCGGTCACGGATTATCTCGACGGCTACTACGCACGGATCTGGAATCAGCAATCGGCGTTCGGCCGGATGCTGGACCCGATCGCCGACAAGCTCCTGGTCGCCTCCTGCCTGCTGATGCTCGCCGCCGACGGCATCATTCATGGCTGGTCGCTATGGGCCGCGATCGTGATCCTGTGCCGCGAGATCCTGGTCTCGGGCCTGCGCGAATACCTGGCCGCGCTCCGCGTCAGCGTGCCCGTGACCAAGCTCGCCAAGTGGAAGACCACCGTTCAGCTCGTCGCCATCGGGTTCCTGCTCGCAGGTCCGGCCGGCGATGAGGTCGTTCCGGTGGTTTCGCTGATCGGCCTCGTCCTGCTGTGGGCCTCGGCGCTGCTGACCATGTACACCGGCTACGATTATTTCCGCGCCGGCATCCACCACCTCATCAAGGAGGATGAGGCATGA
- the uvrC gene encoding excinuclease ABC subunit UvrC: MVHDSPDNPDERARKSPRPAATDAPPESLTPPDLDPATSTSEDEDDALLPDILEESGAVGEGPLATGHEAIERAVRLAPTSPGVYRMLNANGDVLYVGKAKNVKKRLSNYARQSAPQPARILRMIAATVTVEIVSTNTETEALLLEANLIKQLRPRFNVQLRDDKSFPYILITGDHWAPQILKHRGAQTRPGRYFGPFASAGAVNRTITALQRAFLIRSCTDSFFESRSRPCLLHQIRRCAGPCTREIDFPGYTTLVREATDFLSGKSHAVKQELAGEMEKASHELEFERAALYRDRLAALSAIQSQQGINPRTVEEADVFAIHQEGGFSCVEVFFFRTGQNWGNRAYFPRAEKTFTPEEVLGSFLAQFYDDKPPPRNILLSHEIEESELLANALSIKAGHKIEVAAPKRGEKKELVLHALTNAREALGRKLADTATQGRLLDAIATTLNLPHPPKRIEVYDNSHIQGTNAVGAMIVAGPDGFVKNQYRKFNIKSEGITPGDDFAMMREVLERRFKRLINPPEEGVAKENIQAKDDDFPQWPDLVIIDGGRGQLNAVREIFTNLGLTQVSLMSVAKGPDRDAGRETLFMPEREAIKLEPRDPVLYFIQRLRDEAHRFVIGSHRKLRKKDIREAGLQEIPGIGPSRKRALLHHFGTLKEIERASIADLGKVPGVSAESARRIFEYFHPQPG, translated from the coding sequence ATGGTTCACGATTCCCCCGACAATCCGGACGAGCGCGCGCGCAAATCGCCCCGCCCTGCCGCGACCGACGCTCCGCCGGAGAGCCTGACGCCGCCGGACCTCGATCCCGCCACCAGCACCAGCGAGGACGAGGACGATGCGCTGCTGCCTGATATCCTCGAAGAGAGCGGCGCGGTCGGCGAAGGCCCGCTGGCGACCGGTCACGAGGCGATCGAGCGCGCGGTCCGGCTCGCCCCCACCTCGCCCGGCGTCTACCGGATGCTCAATGCCAACGGCGACGTGCTCTATGTCGGCAAGGCCAAGAACGTCAAAAAGCGCCTGTCGAACTACGCGCGCCAGAGCGCGCCGCAGCCGGCCCGCATCCTGCGCATGATCGCCGCCACCGTGACGGTGGAGATCGTTTCGACCAACACCGAGACCGAGGCGCTGCTGCTGGAAGCCAACCTCATCAAGCAGCTGCGGCCGCGCTTCAACGTGCAGCTGCGCGACGACAAATCGTTTCCCTATATCCTGATCACAGGCGACCATTGGGCGCCACAGATCCTGAAGCACCGTGGCGCGCAGACCCGGCCTGGCCGCTATTTCGGCCCGTTCGCCTCAGCCGGCGCCGTCAACCGCACCATCACCGCACTTCAGCGCGCGTTCCTGATCCGGTCCTGCACCGATTCCTTCTTCGAAAGCCGCAGCCGCCCCTGCCTGCTCCACCAGATCCGCCGCTGCGCCGGTCCCTGCACCCGCGAGATCGACTTTCCCGGCTATACGACGCTGGTGCGCGAGGCGACCGACTTCCTGTCCGGCAAGAGCCATGCGGTGAAGCAGGAGCTTGCCGGCGAGATGGAGAAGGCCTCGCACGAGCTCGAATTCGAGCGCGCGGCGCTCTACCGCGACCGCCTCGCCGCGCTGTCGGCGATCCAGTCGCAGCAGGGCATCAATCCACGCACGGTGGAGGAAGCCGACGTGTTCGCGATCCACCAGGAGGGCGGCTTCTCCTGCGTCGAGGTGTTCTTCTTCCGCACCGGCCAGAACTGGGGCAACCGCGCCTATTTCCCGCGCGCGGAGAAGACTTTTACGCCGGAGGAAGTGCTGGGGTCCTTCCTCGCCCAATTCTACGACGACAAGCCGCCGCCGAGAAACATCCTGCTCTCGCACGAGATCGAGGAAAGCGAGCTGCTCGCCAATGCGCTGTCAATCAAGGCCGGCCACAAGATCGAGGTCGCCGCGCCCAAGCGCGGCGAGAAGAAGGAGCTGGTCCTCCACGCATTGACCAATGCGCGCGAGGCGCTGGGCCGCAAGCTGGCGGACACCGCGACGCAGGGCCGCCTGCTGGACGCCATAGCCACCACGCTCAACCTCCCGCATCCGCCCAAGCGCATCGAGGTCTACGACAACAGCCACATCCAGGGCACCAATGCCGTCGGCGCGATGATCGTCGCCGGTCCGGATGGTTTCGTGAAAAACCAGTACCGCAAGTTCAACATCAAGTCCGAAGGGATCACGCCGGGTGACGACTTCGCCATGATGCGGGAGGTGCTGGAACGCCGCTTCAAGCGCCTGATCAATCCACCTGAGGAGGGCGTGGCCAAGGAAAACATCCAGGCGAAGGACGACGACTTCCCGCAATGGCCTGACCTCGTCATCATCGACGGCGGTCGCGGCCAGCTCAACGCCGTCAGGGAGATCTTTACGAATCTCGGCCTGACGCAGGTGTCGCTGATGTCGGTCGCCAAAGGGCCGGACCGGGATGCCGGTCGCGAGACCCTGTTCATGCCGGAGCGCGAGGCGATCAAGTTGGAGCCGCGCGACCCCGTGCTCTATTTCATCCAGCGGCTGCGGGACGAGGCCCACCGCTTCGTCATCGGCTCGCACCGCAAGCTGCGCAAGAAGGATATCCGCGAGGCCGGTTTGCAGGAGATTCCGGGCATCGGCCCGTCGCGCAAACGTGCCTTGCTGCACCATTTCGGAACTCTGAAGGAGATCGAACGGGCCTCGATCGCCGATCTCGGCAAGGTTCCGGGGGTCAGTGCCGAGAGCGCCCGCAGGATTTTCGAGTATTTCCATCCCCAGCCGGGATGA